gtatgttatatattatgtatatatatatgcatgtattaaaataattttgttaaacacACCGACTGTCTGAACGCTGATGGTTATCGGCGACTTTCAAATGTTATACTCTGTGACCGCCAGTGCCCATAGTTGAGTTTTACTACAAGACCTCATCACggtaaattaatatgattttatattattaactttgcaATGGTGCTACAATAATGTACTAAAAAGAGAGTGGGGCGAAGCCAGTGGCGTGACAAAGGACTTTATTTGAAGCACGTGCCTCAGTTTAAAGGGTGGTGGGTGTCCTGGAGACTAGAGCCATTtcacatattgtaataatttattaagtgtgTACTAAGACTAAGCCAGTCTTTCTCGGTTACCAtttacgtaaatacgtaattacttatataagtatttataatgtataactttaaacttaaataaattattgtacctcATATGTTAATTAAGTTTGTCACGCCACTGGGCGAAGcgatattattaaacattttttgatgtaatattttttaaaattttttttcaaatacaacagTATATACAAATTCGTAatgacattaaataatatgtatggcaTACCAATAGTACATATTGAGTGACCACCGCAGTAAACGtgttaagtaataaataagtttgttgattttattacattattataatggcatactcatttttattattactaagtatattatattttatcatacagaCATTTTCAACAGAATGTAATTAATGAACTAATACAAacttatactttaataatatcagtataacttaataaaaaaattatttttttgtctatttacattttacatactaGTCTAACctgtaaataaacaattaatgtttaaattgtgttatttaAATAGGGATAGGTAAGTCTTTTGCAAccaacattaaaacattttcagtAGTAAGTCTCCAGTTGTCAATGTTTTTTGATACAATACACCATGCTTCACCATGATGAGGTTCTGCTGCAATACATCTCTTTTTAATATCTACTTGTACTTCTTCAGTTCCATGTAATACTTCAAATCTATAGAAATATGCCCATGCATCACCAAAGTCTGGATCAATTTTAACAGTTCTATTAAACCATTCACggcatttttgtaatttacgtTCACTCCAAAATAATTTGGAGACAGCTAAAAGTACATTAACATCatgttcacatttttttaaagcatcCACACTTTTAGTTTTTCGTTGTGGTCTTGCTTCCAAGAATATAGCTTCTGACCATAATATTCCAGCATTTGGACATTCTTGTAGTGCTTTGGCCATCATTGTATTTGCTATATCTCTCATACCGGCTCGAAATTCTATACGTATAGCTTCCAACCATAATTCTGGATTGTGTGGATTTTTCAAACGACCTTTTTCCAATACTGATCTTGCTTTGGTTAGCATTTTTCTTCTTTCATCTAATCTGGCTAACCAGATCCATAAAGGAATGGAACTAGGACATTTCTTTAGTGCAGAATTAAAAGTTTCATGTGCTCTATCTACATCTCCTTGTTGTTCTTCAATCTGACCTTTCATTAACCACAATTTAGCATAATCTGGAAACTTAACAAGAGCTTCCTCGAGGATTTGTAAAGCTGTATCTAAATTGTTCAAACACCATTCAAGTTTAGCAGATTTCATCATTACTCTTGGAGTTGGTGCTGAAGCTCTGGCTTTAGACAATAAACGTCTTGCACGGTCAAATTCTGAATTCTCAGACTCTAATTTGACAGCAGCCAGCCAAATTTCTTCTGAGTTTGGGTTTGCTTGAAATGCTAGAGATAAAATACCACGAGCAGCTGGTACATCACCAGCTAACCATTTTGATTTTGCTCCCATCAACCATAATACTTCAGATTTTGGACAATGAGCAACAGCTTTTTGTAACAATGTTTCTAAGGAATCTCTTGTAccatgatttttttcaaaataagcaGCTCTCAACCAAATAGACTTTTTACTCGGAAAAGCAGCTAAAGAATGAGAGAAAATGGCTCTTGCACACTCATAAGCTAATTGACTAGCACATGAGTCAGCATCTTCCATCCAAGTGTGTTTACGGTCTTCGTCTTCTATTCCATATCCAATTATAGCTTTGATAAGAGCTTGACATGTTTTTACCGAACCACATTTTTCCGCTTCTATTGCTTCTTTAATCCATTGTTCTCTGTTAATTTCGACTCCATTAGCACTTAAAGAAGATATAGCGCGGTCTATGATTTTTTCAACCATATTTATATTACCGTTAGCTTCTTCTAATTTAGCAGCAGTTGTCCAAATTTGTCTGTCAGTAGGAATATTTTCACGagctttatttaaaactttacgTGCATTTTCATAAGTTTCTAATCGAGCCAAAGCTAGCCATAGGTCAACACTAGTCGGGCAACATTCAACAGCACGACTTAATAAAATTCGAGCATCTTCTGGATCTTCCAACTCAATAGCAGCTTTCCATAATCTAACTGAATTTGGAATATGTTCTAAAGCTTTTCTGTAGACTTTTCTTTTACCTTTAGTTTCAGATTCTAAGTCAGCAGCTTTAATCCAAATACGAACTGATGTTGGAATATGCCTAACTGCTTGGGCGATAACAGCTTTGGCAGTTTCTGGAGGTTGTAAACGAGCAGCTTCAAGCCAAAGATCTTCAGATTTTGGATTATCTTCACAACCCTTCATGATAACGTTACGAGCAGCTTGAATTTTTCCAGTAACTTCTTCAAGACGAGCTGATGCTATCCAAGCAGGTGGATGATTAGGATTTGTTTCTCGAACAGACTTTAACAATAATCTAGCTTTTTTTATGTCATTTATATCTCCCCCATATGTTGGAATCATACTATGTAAATCAGTCAAATAACCTTTAGGATCAACCACAGTTTGTCCTTCAACAGAGTCTGATACTTGGTTAAGTTTTACATTCATTAAAGTATTACGAGCTTGTCCCATTTTTCTTAAATCTAAGTCTCCAGACGGAGTTAACATTCCAGGTGTAACTGTACCATGTGGATATTGACTCATTATACCACTTGCTGAATCAATAGAAGAAGTACTTTCACCACCAAGACTTCGTGAAAGTACAGTGTCTGGTAGTGGTGTAAATTTTTCAGCTCTAGGGTTTCTCTGTTTGCGATTTCTAGCATCACCAACTTCTGGAATATTGCGCCATTCGTCTTCACTAACCATAGTCAATCTAAAaagcaatacatttttagaaaagacattatttaaaatatatattataatgtgatgcATAGTATTGGAAGAATTTaaccaacaaaaatataaaaattgttttatttgagaatataatatacctaatataatataatattttaaaacaaattaacaatatcatttattatgaatactagtaaactatattatttaatattaatactatattcgGGCTCACGAAAAGTGAGCGCTGGCGGCCGACGGGTGGAGCTCAAATATTCATTGAATACGTTCCCGTCGAAGTATTTGAAGTATGTCATAAGACGCACTGCATGCCGTCACGTCACCCGgtaatacaaaacaatactaGAAAATCTGAGAACCCCTAGCCCCGACAATATTTAAGCTCCCCCATCGGCTGCCAGCGCTCACTTTTCGTGAGCCCGACCaaagtattcataatcaatgataatactcaacctttaaaagtttaaaatattatctttatcatATTATCGCACATAATTGTATCTAGTATtggaatttaaatactaattttagaGTAACTACTGGAATActgtccaaaaaaaaattcctaaaactAGGTATTGGTATATGGTATGTGAGTTGTTAAACTGTTTTGGAACTGcaccataattatatatacccaATGGTGTAGTGGAGGGTACACGCGGGTACACAGCGTGTACTCACCTCCCAATTTTAGATTAATGCGTGTACCCTTAACAAAAATCGTGGTTCGGGGGTACACAGACCATATACCACACGTATTAACGTTATCCAATTATTCTtagtcaataaaatttatttaggaaatattattgggtaatataatatattaatatattaaattacaagcaataattcaataacaaaaaaaaaaagcataatttGTTTACTATTGTCATAGAACAATTTATGAGCGAAACTCAATCAGCTGATTAGGTTTACGTTTAcctacctatgatctgaagtctgaacctagGAAACGAGCCCGTTGCCCAACATAATGTTAGATTCTTGTTTACTCGTATTCAGAAAACGTTAATAGAAAACAGCACTGAGATGCTGACGACAACAAGTCAAGAAAAGTTAATACCACAGACCCAAaccaagaattaaaatataaactatgggaattacttgaataatataaaaatgtttaaaaatgttttataataataaacaataataataataatttgtttcattaatttgttaattatattttgagaaaaattatagttttgaattttttttaatggattatgagtttaaaatatatcaatcataatttatgaggttctattgtatattatatagacaaataGATGAAGTGTTGTACGCGCACCGAACAATAGGTGGATGACTGGGGGGTTTGGGGGGCATAGCCCCcaagttattttttacaatgattaaGGCGAATTTTTTTAGGACTACATCACTGTATAccttatataaacatatattaatttacccTCTTTTCAAGTCACTGAATTGTTGTTGAATCTTTGGTCGTTCTTGTCGATACTTTTCTAATTCTTCTTTTAATCGTTTCTCTCTGTATTCTTTACGTTTTTCGTCCATTCGTTTATCAATTTCTTCATAAATCATATCTGCTTCTTCATCATCTTTGTCGTATGGATCCTTACTGAACAATGAACCACCATAACCGCTGAATTCATCATAGTTGGAATCATTCAAATCCTCATCATCGTCTTCTTCTtcgtctttttttttcttttttgtggGTGGTGCATGTCGATCGTCGGAAACATCATTAGCATCTCGTGCTGGACCAATATCAGACCGTGTTGTAAATCCCGTCGCACCTCGACCAACACCAGCGACATATCCAAGAGGCGCAGGAATAcctatgaaatgtttttttacctTAGCCACTAAGGCGGCTGGCGGTGCAGCCATTGTAGTAATTGAATGGGTAAGTCGTAAGTTCAcgtttaagttttaacttaGTCTTAATTCTTAAACCATGATAGACCAAGTAgtaatgtatacactatactcgTATCAACAACTATCAATCATTAGCTAGTTAGTAggtattgttgttgttgataaaataaaccaaGTACCAACTATGGTTTTTCAACCATGAAAGTTTGCTCCATGACTGCAAACCTTAATATTTAACCTTGAATATTGAAAAGTTTATCATTACAATTCAttgcatttttttcatctgtGAGAATTGTTAGGTTATCCGTtatcttttatagttttattcacTTTACTAATTCATAGTGATATAGCGGGTTTTTCCTTCTTTACAATTTTGTTGCTTGGCGAATCACTAACGATTATCATTATCGTAATATCCGTTATTAATGTTTAACGTTATTGCCAAAGTAGCTCTTGCCTCTTAGTTCTTAACCTTTTGGATTTGGCCATTTGCTGTTTGCACATCTTTGTGGCTGTTTGCTGACTTCTTCTGATtcaacgtttatattatttgttcaattaaTCTACATTATCGCAAACGGATCTTCTTTGTTAGGTAAGTCAGTACTAATAAGTTTTACCAACAAACCTTTAAAATGAGTTTAATGAATGTCTTATTCATACACTAAACATGTGCTTTTgaaattttctactttttttttaaatttaattaattaatttaatagaatggttccaaaaatctatatttggCGGGAAACCGGTTTTGGTTTTGTTCTGAGTTTTTTCACAATTTAGCAAACTTACATTTTCCTtagatattgtaaattttacacTTCAGTACCTATTTGCATTGATAGAAAATGATTGATTGGTGCGTCTGTCTTATTGTATGttgcatttataatacaatttgagaaatgtgatttgtattttgttatatgaAGAAAAGAAtaacattacaattaaatattatcaattcagTGACTAATAAGTGCTCACCTATTGGATTTCTTTATAATCTAGTAATAGGTGTGCTCactaattctaaaatatatcctATGTTTTAAttgggtaaatattatataaaagaaaaggtaaaaaaataatattatctataagtgTGTAAGTAGTACttactaacattttattgagttataaaaaaaaaatatattaggtaaatacTTCCTCCGCTTAACCTATAAACATACAATTCGATTAACCAAAAATATGGAgggaataaacaataaaaatatgactttattttttattttattttcacgctTTAAACTATAAAGCATTTGGCAGTTATAATTACAACCTTATGGTTGATAgcatcaaaatgtaaaatacaaacaaaactcGAATCAAAActatctttttattattaataattgttaaaaatgtttcggTAAACTGGTCAAGTTCTAGTATGCccttttttgtaaaatttaacgGCACTACAAATTCaaacatagtattttatttttccccacttcaaaaaaaaatatttatatcttacctattatagaatattctacaaaaattacaaaaaaacctaCTAATgctatactctgttccatctaagagtgaaccaCTCGGTTGACTAACCCTTTTTTTTCTGTGCATCCCCACCACAATCCAGACTTTGATGAGAGCGTTAACACAGTTGCCTGGCGATTGTTCGGCGGCTTGGTCTGCGTGCGTGAAAGtggttcactcttagatggaacagagtatagaaGTCCCAAACTTtagttataagaaatattaacaaatattatacattttggtttaaagaatattattaatatttaatagagaaTTTCAATtctgtcaaaataaataattgaatgattGCTTTAAGTCTTTCAAAAAAGCAGATAAGCACTTAATGATAAATAACTCGTTTCACAGAAAGATCAACATAatggcattttttaaatattttaaacttttaaagacACCAATCTCGCAAAGTGAAAAGCGCAAAGTTAATTCACCACCTGTtcttaatttaacaaataatttcacGAGAATATCCAAGTTTAAGAGGATGGTACAGCTGCATGTGTTGTCACCTACAACATACAAAATTTGCATTCAAGAGaatcaattttgtattgttagatTCTTATTAAAGTGAATTGGTTGTTAAGTTCGGTTAgttcataagttataagtatttaaaatatagatgaatatagtagtggaccaacattttgtgGGTTAACATTTTACCACTGTAATCATCTGaactttaaataatcataagtaGTTACAAATTActcttattactattatttgaacattgaaaatgtatttccttgtcaaacttaaaattaaggCTCTAATAGCTTCGTCTTCAAGTTTTTTGTGTTAATGAtatatagtgtaaaatatataaatatataaaaatgataaatagtaAATGGACAGCATTGTCTttaattttccataattttcTTAATCCAGTGAatggaaatcaaaattaatttttttttttaaataattaactattaactagttCTTACCtaactaagtaggtactaatacaaacttttaatatattataataaaattatttaaatttaaataaaatatattgattggcAACTCTAATTTATCAATTGAAGCTTGTACAGTAAGTGGTACATAACTAaagaattcatattttaatagcaatattgtagaattcaaaaatacagGTGTCAATATAAAATCCAATCAACAATATACAAATCTATGatatttagaaattaagttATGAGAAATAATAACTGAACATTTCATTTCCAATAAAATTAACACTTAAACTACCATGAAACTGCTTGCGGTCACATGGCTGTTTTTCCTGCAGGGCAATGCTTTATTTTCTATAtcatgtattttgaataaattcttccttttttttataacctataattttaaatcagttTAAGGCAGCTAATTTATCATTTGATACATTTTCTTCTTTTGCCAAcgtcaaaaaatattctttattagtaAAACTTTCCTTTGACGAATGAATGTGATACATAACAGgtaaaatggataaaatatatatacctagttataatcataaacagtaaattattgttattgacgcaaatatattttcatattctttgagtacctatattgtatagagGAACAATGTACTATACTCTGTTTCATCTAAGAGTGAACCACTCGGCTGCTCAAAACACGTTTTTTCCACGCATCCCCACCACAATTCGGACATCGGTGAAAGTGTTAGCACAGACACCCAACGGCCGGCGATGACTGTCTGCCGATCACAGAACGCATAGCCATCACATAGGAGGTCAGGCACTGTTCGGCGGCTCAGTCTGCGTGTCCAAAATCGATTCACTCTTAGATGGcacaaagtatataaaaatgtccTATGCTCTCCTGGGGAGGCAGGTAATAGATAGTGTATGGATAAATTTGTCGCAGAGGCGAATACAGTGTAGTAATTCTAccaattcataattattgttcatagTCTCCTGTgtcaaattaatcattataataattacctttaATCTAGTATGTATGATTTagcagttaaattaataattatattattattgttatgtcaaacaataaaatacaagtaataatataatataatttaatttcagttattaaaaaatataaaataatattgttagttaCTGGTAGCGTACAGTGTTGTCAGCATCAATGAACTAATATTTAGCGcagcataaaatattgtacagtatttaccacgattaaagatataatattaaatctttaaCCATGGTTTTTATAGGTTAGGTACTCAATGTTATTATGcagaatcaaaaatgtataaattaattaaacataataatgagttattatccaatattatattatttagtttagtaTGTTAGGTATTTGAATACAGATTGAACAGATTTTGTGTCTCAACTATTTTATGCTGACTCTCATTATCTTAGATAAAATAATCCATAGAATACtagttaaaatacataaaataactgCAATCCATCCCATATTTACACTCCAGCCTAGTGAGTATATTCTAGAAGTCAGCAATTGTTCCCAAAACTGCATTGTTTGACACATATTTCCACCGGCATTAATCATACCATCTATAAGTGCTAGTGATTGATTGCAATTATTCTGGCTATGTGTTTTTCTTGAGTTATGtttattgtgcattattcccAATGTAAACAAACCAAAagttgctataaaatataataacaatataatgtttttaaataaaatactatgtgattattttaacgctcattatttcaaaaacgttaaagtacctaattgaaaatatttttttgtataatttgaagTTAACAATATGACACTAcagcatattatgtttaaacctACTTATTGTGgtaatagtatttatactattaaatctAGGTTTTACAAACTACTGCTGAATTCTGTCTTTTACTGATTGATATTAAGTTTTAAGATACACGTATAAAATAGTTCTGTCATACTCCAAATGTTTATTGCAGTTCGAGCTTTTACAAACAAGAAATTGTGCACCTTAGGATAATCAATCTATTATGGTTAAAgtctgaaatataaaaataaccggaaaattaaaactagaaaatgtattaaaatcaaatgaaaGTGAAcggattaaattttatttcatttttttatgtctgtatTTAAGGGTCCCGATGCCAGTTTATCAAATTGTCCACAAATCTATAATAGTTGCCACCTCaataattataagacttttccactaatttactacccgatacctatttaagggggttgatagggtgtattatatcgagaaaaaaatgacttcacggaaataactctcaagcttggtagaattgtcagatttttatgactatttttttatttgaaagaagaagacttcctacagcccgcatcaatctctgattttgtattttatttcaagtaattgaattaaaaaatttgtaaaaaaaaagctttttatcttgtttttttttagacatattataaagtttgagaataaaatattaaaaaacagagTTGtagggctgtagaatatttctctcttagcaataataaaaaaaaaaaattatgaaatttggttgattctacaaggcggtatcattattcccgcagagtgtattttgaggacaaaatggcatTGGCACCGGGTGCCATAAATATTTGAtcacaaaattatttcaaattattacattttttcaatatggttatgtattattttgattatttttgtttcaacattgtttaaaattatataaactatttcacTTATAttctagtatttaattttagtttattatgttataaatttagctggttgtattaaaatacatacattaaaaatgtaactgtaaaataattgtacaacttTCAGACTTACCAAAATAGATTGTTTTTCCTAAGATTCACAATTTTTCATTTGCAAACaccaaaattacaataattatttcaagtatgAATTCacttttttgtatacctatccaagaatttacctatataaattggtaaactcctaacatttttgaaaaaagcattaattgtttttaaaatctaggttttacaaatattcatatttaaactGTAAGTCAAGTACATTCATTgaattcttattataatatttaattttagagctgagaacttaatattttatgtaaaatgaaTGAAATAGATATTTAGAATTAACTGACAATTACCTGCTAATGAATACATCACAGCAGTGATTAACATAGCACTAATTTGATGGcggaaaatagaaaaaagtcCAATCAATAATgcagtaataactattataatgcaCACCAATGCACAtgatattgacatattttgcATTCCTTAaacataaaaagtataatatgtaatttaaaaaaaatgttacaacaattttataattgattattattatatgtatttttatttggtttattttttcaaaaattgaatatttaagcTTCGTTGTTATAACtgctttaaaatgttttgattcgttttaaattttttataaggtaGCTCTAGaagtttaatgtaatatttggaAGCCAAGAATTTTGGTATTCATGTCTTATGTGGTCTACCACCCGTTTCTACACGTCATATGCGGTCTACTGCACATTTGTCGTCTACCacatagttaaaaatatgaatgaatacataaatgtagagtttcagtataatatttaataatacaaaaaaatatataaaaatatgggttaaaatatgtaggtaaattaaattagtaaatgtattaaaactaactgacaaaaaatgtaaaaatatatagaaatatgcattaatcaattcaaattaggtactatataatttcACATCTCTTAAAAAGCAATCAAATGTGTTGTCATTCTTGTTTTTTAGACGTCACCATTGTTCCGCCAAATATGAAGGCAACAATGATGGAGATGTaccatgcattttttttaataattcgaagttttaaacttttaatgcgTTATGTATATGCGCACCACTGGTGGGATCGACAAAAAATTGGGAATGATTGACGGTTTTATGTATGTATTCTTTATTTTCTATCGTCTTATATGCAAGCCATTCATCCGagtgtattttatttcttattttttaaggtaaattttattaataacaaaaatattataagaaaatgtcAATTCATGTAATTCTAATGGCTAAGTTCTCACagttaaaatatgataagtaaaaataattttgtcaatctgtttatacctatgttaagaggtaatatgtacctacctaacctacAATACtcaaaagtaggtatttattttattaaaataataaaatatttgccaAC
This portion of the Acyrthosiphon pisum isolate AL4f chromosome A1, pea_aphid_22Mar2018_4r6ur, whole genome shotgun sequence genome encodes:
- the LOC100161628 gene encoding pre-mRNA-processing factor 6 gives rise to the protein MAAPPAALVAKVKKHFIGIPAPLGYVAGVGRGATGFTTRSDIGPARDANDVSDDRHAPPTKKKKKDEEEDDDEDLNDSNYDEFSGYGGSLFSKDPYDKDDEEADMIYEEIDKRMDEKRKEYREKRLKEELEKYRQERPKIQQQFSDLKRGLTMVSEDEWRNIPEVGDARNRKQRNPRAEKFTPLPDTVLSRSLGGESTSSIDSASGIMSQYPHGTVTPGMLTPSGDLDLRKMGQARNTLMNVKLNQVSDSVEGQTVVDPKGYLTDLHSMIPTYGGDINDIKKARLLLKSVRETNPNHPPAWIASARLEEVTGKIQAARNVIMKGCEDNPKSEDLWLEAARLQPPETAKAVIAQAVRHIPTSVRIWIKAADLESETKGKRKVYRKALEHIPNSVRLWKAAIELEDPEDARILLSRAVECCPTSVDLWLALARLETYENARKVLNKARENIPTDRQIWTTAAKLEEANGNINMVEKIIDRAISSLSANGVEINREQWIKEAIEAEKCGSVKTCQALIKAIIGYGIEDEDRKHTWMEDADSCASQLAYECARAIFSHSLAAFPSKKSIWLRAAYFEKNHGTRDSLETLLQKAVAHCPKSEVLWLMGAKSKWLAGDVPAARGILSLAFQANPNSEEIWLAAVKLESENSEFDRARRLLSKARASAPTPRVMMKSAKLEWCLNNLDTALQILEEALVKFPDYAKLWLMKGQIEEQQGDVDRAHETFNSALKKCPSSIPLWIWLARLDERRKMLTKARSVLEKGRLKNPHNPELWLEAIRIEFRAGMRDIANTMMAKALQECPNAGILWSEAIFLEARPQRKTKSVDALKKCEHDVNVLLAVSKLFWSERKLQKCREWFNRTVKIDPDFGDAWAYFYRFEVLHGTEEVQVDIKKRCIAAEPHHGEAWCIVSKNIDNWRLTTENVLMLVAKDLPIPI